From Anomalospiza imberbis isolate Cuckoo-Finch-1a 21T00152 chromosome 6, ASM3175350v1, whole genome shotgun sequence, one genomic window encodes:
- the C6H11orf24 gene encoding uncharacterized protein C11orf24 homolog isoform X1, with the protein MQHHCCFLINCSPTVSRLLLAFAFPKGTIIPDSKKTVTSVCMVYCSGSEVDIRENFFWEEKLPWRGVHVVQINRLTSEEQCRQACQSAGASGSHDCNWSVPYQNHCLLLQCHQLSVCQNAGEQDIKDLLAEIVSSKWEPALLYHQSHLQKTERMLNARIDQHSVENTFSLIAQTHNIHLRHLPEIEKRDVKISTRKLTASNATTTAPAITTNITNATFSTTYEAIAKASNTPGGSDTFTTAMSSSAFSPPHGNISASISSNVTQMVMTSQELGSSSSVPVLSPTSAPLTVTSEAGTQAQQPRLGTTSSSAPHPDSLTSAGHDLKTLTTTLSTPAPQDVGTPSSASTRATAPIPTESSHSVNPVHAGTSPELKPEANTATASLNESASPLGSTRGAMVLTTTSKVAAMTEHGLKSTSTSDVFSTSMAPTDAAKTTALGLTETQHTDNEYLLIAAEPLTQYLVDESSLLAVLLVGTFFFLTVIVLFLVQAYESYKKKDYTQVDYLINGMYVDSEM; encoded by the exons gtatATTGCAGTGGATCTGAAGTTGATATAAGAGAGAATTTCTTCTGGGAAGAGAAGCTTCCCT GGAGAGGAGTCCATGTAGTGCAAATAAACAGACTTACAAGTGAAGAGCAATGCAGGCAGGCTTGTCAGAGCGCAGGTGCTTCAG ggAGCCATGACTGTAATTGGTCTGTGCCCTACCAAAATcactgcctcctcctgcagtgtcaccagcTGAGTGTGTGCCAGAATGCTGGAGAACAAGACATCAAAGACCTGCTTGCAG AAATTGTCAGCAGCAAATGGGAACCAGCCCTGCTTTACCACCAGAGCCATCTCCAGAAAACGGAGAGGATGCTGAATGCACGGATTGACCAACACAGTGTGGAAAACACGTTTTCTTTAATTGCTCAGACTCACAATATTCATTTGAGGCATTTGCCTGAGATTGAGAAGAGAGATGTCAAAATCAGTACAAGAAAACTAACTGCAAGCAATGCTACCACCACTGCCCCTGCCATAACAACAAACATTACAAATGCAACTTTCTCTACCACTTATGAAGCAATTGCCAAAGCCTCAAACACCCCTGGAGGTTCTGATACCTTTACTACAGCCATGTCATCCTCTGCCTTTTCTCCCCCTCATGGTAACATCTCTGCTTCCATTTCCAGCAATGTCACCCAGATGGTGATGACCAGCCAAGAATTAGGAAGTAGTAGCTCTGTCCCAGTATTGTCCCCCACTTCTGCTCCCCTCACTGTTACCTCTGAAGCAGGTACCCAAGCACAGCAGCCTAGGCTGGGTACCACCAGCAGCAGTGCTCCTCACCCTGACAGTCTCACCAGTGCTGGACATGACCTGAAGACGCTGACCACAACACTGAGCACCCCCGCCCCGCAGGATGTAGGAACACCTTCCAGCGCTTCCACGCGTGCCACGGCACCCATCCCAACAGAGAGTTCTCACTCTGTGAATCCAGTGCATGCTGGCACGTCACCAGAGCTAAAGCCAGAGGCAAATACAGCCACAGCATCCTTGAATGAATCAGCTTCTCCTCTGGGCTCTACAAGAGGTGCCATGGTTTTAACTACAACCTCTAAGGTAGCAGCTATGACTGAGCATGGGCTAAAGTCAACATCAACATCTGATGTCTTTTCAACATCCATGGCTCCAACAGATGCAGCCAAAACAACAGCTTTGGGCCTCACAGAAACTCAGCACACAGACAATGAGTATCTTCTCATTGCTGCCGAGCCCCTGACTCAGTACTTAGTGGATGAAAGTTCACTACTTGCAGTGCTTTTAGTTGGTACGTTCTTTTTCTTAACTGTTATAGTTCTTTTCCTCGTGCAGGCCTATGAGAGCTACAAGAAGAAAGATTACACACAAGTGGATTACCTGATCAATGGAATGTATGTGGACTCAGAGATGTGA
- the C6H11orf24 gene encoding uncharacterized protein C11orf24 homolog isoform X2, giving the protein MWTTIVFFLLISICICEHRFSVLKGRGVHVVQINRLTSEEQCRQACQSAGASGSHDCNWSVPYQNHCLLLQCHQLSVCQNAGEQDIKDLLAEIVSSKWEPALLYHQSHLQKTERMLNARIDQHSVENTFSLIAQTHNIHLRHLPEIEKRDVKISTRKLTASNATTTAPAITTNITNATFSTTYEAIAKASNTPGGSDTFTTAMSSSAFSPPHGNISASISSNVTQMVMTSQELGSSSSVPVLSPTSAPLTVTSEAGTQAQQPRLGTTSSSAPHPDSLTSAGHDLKTLTTTLSTPAPQDVGTPSSASTRATAPIPTESSHSVNPVHAGTSPELKPEANTATASLNESASPLGSTRGAMVLTTTSKVAAMTEHGLKSTSTSDVFSTSMAPTDAAKTTALGLTETQHTDNEYLLIAAEPLTQYLVDESSLLAVLLVGTFFFLTVIVLFLVQAYESYKKKDYTQVDYLINGMYVDSEM; this is encoded by the exons ATGTGGACTACCATTGTGTTCTTCCTGCTGATTTCCATCTGTATATGTGAACACAGGTTTTCTGTCCTGAAAGGGAGAGGAGTCCATGTAGTGCAAATAAACAGACTTACAAGTGAAGAGCAATGCAGGCAGGCTTGTCAGAGCGCAGGTGCTTCAG ggAGCCATGACTGTAATTGGTCTGTGCCCTACCAAAATcactgcctcctcctgcagtgtcaccagcTGAGTGTGTGCCAGAATGCTGGAGAACAAGACATCAAAGACCTGCTTGCAG AAATTGTCAGCAGCAAATGGGAACCAGCCCTGCTTTACCACCAGAGCCATCTCCAGAAAACGGAGAGGATGCTGAATGCACGGATTGACCAACACAGTGTGGAAAACACGTTTTCTTTAATTGCTCAGACTCACAATATTCATTTGAGGCATTTGCCTGAGATTGAGAAGAGAGATGTCAAAATCAGTACAAGAAAACTAACTGCAAGCAATGCTACCACCACTGCCCCTGCCATAACAACAAACATTACAAATGCAACTTTCTCTACCACTTATGAAGCAATTGCCAAAGCCTCAAACACCCCTGGAGGTTCTGATACCTTTACTACAGCCATGTCATCCTCTGCCTTTTCTCCCCCTCATGGTAACATCTCTGCTTCCATTTCCAGCAATGTCACCCAGATGGTGATGACCAGCCAAGAATTAGGAAGTAGTAGCTCTGTCCCAGTATTGTCCCCCACTTCTGCTCCCCTCACTGTTACCTCTGAAGCAGGTACCCAAGCACAGCAGCCTAGGCTGGGTACCACCAGCAGCAGTGCTCCTCACCCTGACAGTCTCACCAGTGCTGGACATGACCTGAAGACGCTGACCACAACACTGAGCACCCCCGCCCCGCAGGATGTAGGAACACCTTCCAGCGCTTCCACGCGTGCCACGGCACCCATCCCAACAGAGAGTTCTCACTCTGTGAATCCAGTGCATGCTGGCACGTCACCAGAGCTAAAGCCAGAGGCAAATACAGCCACAGCATCCTTGAATGAATCAGCTTCTCCTCTGGGCTCTACAAGAGGTGCCATGGTTTTAACTACAACCTCTAAGGTAGCAGCTATGACTGAGCATGGGCTAAAGTCAACATCAACATCTGATGTCTTTTCAACATCCATGGCTCCAACAGATGCAGCCAAAACAACAGCTTTGGGCCTCACAGAAACTCAGCACACAGACAATGAGTATCTTCTCATTGCTGCCGAGCCCCTGACTCAGTACTTAGTGGATGAAAGTTCACTACTTGCAGTGCTTTTAGTTGGTACGTTCTTTTTCTTAACTGTTATAGTTCTTTTCCTCGTGCAGGCCTATGAGAGCTACAAGAAGAAAGATTACACACAAGTGGATTACCTGATCAATGGAATGTATGTGGACTCAGAGATGTGA